Below is a window of Nicotiana tabacum cultivar K326 chromosome 19, ASM71507v2, whole genome shotgun sequence DNA.
GTCATTGTGAACGATGTTGTATCTGGCCGCTTGCATTCGCAACTTCTTGGCCTCTTTGTTATCGTTGGGGAGTACATCGTCCTGTAAATATGCAATAATACCGTTGCGCCAATCCCAAGTCAAGTTTATGGTTCTTATCTTGATATGGTCTATCGCCGAGTTGAGGAGGTGGACCACACTTCGATTTTCATTTGTAATGTTTTTGGTGGTTGCTGCTAATTTGGCGAGGCCGTCCGCCTCGATGTTCTGTGCTCGGGGAATCTGGTCGAGTTGACTTTCGTCGAACTCGGGTAGTAGTTTGCAGATTTCGGTCTGGTATTTTTGTAATCTTtgctccttgatttggaaagtccttgTGACTTGGTTGACCACGAGCTGAGAATCACAGCGCAACATTAGCCGGTTTGCCCCGTATTTGAGTGCTAGTCTCAATCCTGCAATTACggtctcatactcggcctcattattagtcatgtccgggcaccttatggactggagaatcacttcgcctgttgggacttcgagtacgagtcccagccCAGACCAGACCCTGATGCGTTAGATGCGCCGTCGGTGTACAGGACCTATAGGTCTTGTGTTCAGGAAGAAGAGTGGACAacttccttttcgacttcgggcatTATTTGCGCACTGAAGTCGGCGAGGATCTCTGACTTTATCGTCGTTCGTGGCCGAATGCTCGcttagttcgatggcccatttggctaatcTGCCCGACAATTCGGGTTTATGTAAAATATTTCTTAAGGGAAAAGTCGTGATGACCAagatggggtggcattggaaatacggtctaagctttcgtgaagctaacTAAGGCCAGAGCTAGTTTTTCAAGATGGGGGTATCTGGTCTCGGCGTCGACTAGTGTCTTTCaagatgggagattgcgtacctttattttcttggaCTAAGACTGTGCTCACAGCTACTTCAGACATGGCGAGATAGACAAGGAGTGGTTGTCCCGGTTCTAGTTTTGAGAGCAACGGTGGCGAGGACAAGTACACCTTTAACTCCTTCCAGGGCTTGGATGCACTTAGGGGTCCATTGGAGGTCGTTCTCCTTTTTGAGTACGCCGAAGAACTTGTGGCACCTATCGGAGGatcgtgagatgaacctcgaAAGGGCGGCGATACGGCCAGTCAGCCTCTGGACCTGCCTTTTGGTGGTCAAGTGCTTTGGTATCCTTTCGGTGGCCTTGATTTGGTCGGGATTGACCTCGATACCTCATTGCGACACTAGGAAACCCAAGAACTTTCCTGAGGCCACGCCGAAATCACACTTTTCGGGGTTCAGTTTCATGCCGTATTGTCTAAGTATGCTGAAGGCTTCTCTCaagtggtcgatgtgatcttctttccttttggatttgaccAGCATGTCGTCGATGTAGACTTTCATCATTTTTCcaagttgttctttgaacattttaATCACCAGCCTTTGGTAAGTTGCCCCCGCATTTTTCAATCAGaagggcatgaccctgtagcagtacgtcCCCTGGTAGGTCGTACAAGTCCCGCGGAACATGAGGAAAAGCAGAAGCACGGGAAGAGGACGACTGAGCCAATAACTGCGCCTTCTTGACCTCGAGGGCAGCAACTCAATCACTAAGGTCCGAAGCCTCCTTTTTCAGTTCCCATATCCGCTTATCAAGCCGCTCATCTCTGAGCCTGACCGTCTCCAAAGCACTCTCCCGATCAGAATAAAGAATGCGGATCATGATCTCCAAAGCCTCCGCCTTCCTGGCAGCCGACAACTGGGCCAACTCCTCCTTCTTTAAACACGTTGACTTCTCAGCGACCTTGCCACTTAGAGCGTCCACTTTTAGTTGACACTTCTCGAGCTCGGCGCTCAACGAAACCACCTGGGCCTGAAGATCGGCTCATTGGGCCTCGACCCCCTTGCTCACCTCAAGTTCTTCTTCTTTGTCCCTCAACGCCCCCTCTAGAACGCTGCATTTTCCGATGACCCTCATCAACTCGTCATCTTTCTCCTTCAGTTCACCTCGGAGAGCCTGGAAATTGCCGCTCCAACCGAACCGCCTGTAGATCTCGCGGTGCTTATCACGATATTCGCGATATTTTCGCTCTATCTTCTGGAAAATGGCCTTATACCTCTCCTCTCGTCGGGCGCTCTCGATCTCCAAAATCACGGTCTGAAAGAAAGACAGAAAACGAGTAAGAACAAAACTTTGAACTCGACATAAAAAACGGAGAGATCGAAAATCTTACCCTAAGAGCGAGGTCGGCTATGCTCCTCGATAAAATGGCATCCTTAAGCTTCTCAAGGGTTTAACCCTCCACTTCAGAACAGAGGGGACCAAGAGAAGGGACCACATCCTCCGTGTCAACTAGCAAATCCCGGTCCAAGGGGATCGCAATAGTCTGCGTGGTCCCCTCCAATCTCACCTCAAGTCGAGTAAGTGCTTCCCCCATGATCCTCACTTCCTCGGCATCCATATCGGAGCCCGTTTCGTAACCTTCTTCGGCTACACTTTTTCCTCTTGTGTCGACCCTGGAAGAAGGATCCTCGGTTGGTAGCGAGGCCGATGGCTCATTCCGTCGTAAGTCGTCAGGGACTCTCGTCGACGGCCCCTCAAAATCCATCATGATCTCAGGGAAAGACGTACCCTCCTCGGCTCCCGATGACGGCGGAATCGTGGGCAGCAATTCAGTGCCGTCTTCAAGTTCTATGGTCGCCGTTTCTCGGACGACGAAATCCCCCATCGCCAAACTCGCCGCCCGGACAGCTCCTTCGCCGACATCCACAAATCGCCTCTTACGAGGAAGTAAATTATCACCATTCGACGACAATTCCTCCTCATCGTCCTCATCTACTAGATGATGCAAAGGGGAAGTCAAAAATCCTGTGGCAGGTGTAGTCGACGACCGAGCAGACCTCACCACAACAGAAGGAACAGATGCAGCCTTCATCTTACAAACGCCGGAGCAGGAGACTTCGGCCTTCTCGAAGATCCTCGggctgaaaaagaaaaattagaagACTGTCACTTCCTGTACAAAATCGTAACGAGCAGGCGCCCATGAGGTCAAAACGGTATAGACAAAGGATAATAATTATGTGTAAATAAATACATATAGACGAACTCACCGGTCACGGAAGGCACAGGCCCGAATTTCTTGATAAAGGCCGGCCATTCACGAATCCCCACTGTGTAAGGCAAGACCTGGCAGACCCGATCATAAATGTGCACGATCAAGGGAGGGAGCGAAGTCTCAGCTGCACGAAGAAGGGACGGAAAAACGGGCAAAACAAATGCTCGACGAAAAGATACTTACGGGGCGGTAATATTCAGAGGAGACCAAATACCCTTAGGGCAGGTAGTGTAGTTAATCATTTTGAAATGCAACACCTAAAAATTGTGGAGATCTATCTCATTTGAGAGGATAATTCCATTCTTTGCTCAAAAGAGTGGAATAAATATACTTTTAATAATATCTTTGTAATTCTATTGATGAACTTACTAATTACAATAAAATTCATTCTATTTATTCATTCATTTAATAACTTATATACTAAAAAGAAGAGTAAAAGGATTAATAGAGATCTTTCATTTGGGAGGGATAATTAGATTTTTACTAAAAAGAGGAGAACAAATCTGACTGtaataaatatttttgtaatttttattaatGAACTTACCACAGTACTAATACTTGAGcaagtatatatatatgaagGGAATGGAGGCTGGAGCCATGAATCATCCATTTATTCGTgcaataagaagaaaaagaaagaagagttgTACGTTCTTTTCTTCATAAAAATGGTTTTCATCTCTGGCTCTAATTTCCATCTCTTTTTTCTAGTTTTCCTTTTGAATGTGATTTCATTAGGAGCAGACCCAATCACAGGCGTCTGTAGTTTTACCCAAGATCCAACTTTTTGCACAAAGGCTTTTCAATCGGATCCACGTTCTAGAACTGCTGATTTTGCTGAACTTGAAATCATTGCCATCGATTTAGGAACAAAGAGCGCAAAAAACACCAGTGCAGAGATCCGTTCTCTCATCTCAGGAGCTAAGGACTTTCGTTCCAAGAGTAGCTATACCCAATGTGGCAGTTTTTATGAGGGAATAATTGACTCCTTGAGCCAAGCAAAGAATAATTCAAAAGCTGGAAATCATGTAGATGTTAATCTACAAGGAAAGAGTATCATTAATTATGCTGTTGAATGCGATGAATTGTTAAATGAACCACCTCCAGTTCAATCGCCAGTTTTATCACAAGATAATCTGTTTGCTCGGCGTTATGGCGAAATGATAGCCGTCGTATCTAAACGTCTTCTGcactaattttatttttcttctttaaaaatcatCATGAAATGAAAAattcgagtttgaaatcaaacGATGAGTGCTTTTAGCACTAGTTCTGTTGTGTTTAACACATGCTTTGCTTATGaatatcttttattattatttccacaGTCTCATATTAACCGTcgtggttactaaaaatagtagtctcaaattatttatcattttagaaattaaagacaaaattaattatttttttctttttttacccttagtaataattgttcttgaagagggagataatacataaatagaacaaatatttaatgaaaagagattatatcttaagacataaataagagTAGAATAGTCCAATCCCTTTCCTAACTAATATTTTTTAAGAGACGTGTAAAAAAGAAACACGACACATataatatgagacggagggagtacgTCTTTTCTACCCCGGCCCTATCATTTGCGTTCTcttcttttatttacatattaCTCCTTTATGTTTTATCTACTtgctgttattattgttgttgttccaaaATCATGAAATAAGTGAGTTGCACCCCGAATTTATTATGCTCTCTTTTGTGGTTCGGTGTCTTCTTTTTCATATCTACAAGTGAGATTAGATTGGGCCTTATTTGAGAGTCATGTGATTATATATGAGAAGTCAAGTTAAGAAATGGTTAGATTTTCTTAAACCTATAATCTTAATGTGAACAAGGTTATCGTTATGTCTCCTTCTACTTCCATTTGCTTTGCTCGTGAGACCAAAAAAGTATGAACCATCTGAATGCACAAAATTAAAGAGGAATGAAGTTCCTTATTTTAAAATGGACACCATCTATGCGAATTTCTCTTCTCCATAGTCAAATTAAGTTACATTTAACTAacgtttaaaaatataatcttttgcTATTTCGTGAGAAAAATTACTTCTTTTGCTATTTCTTGATAAAAATTGTTAACTTATAATACTTTTCTATAATATGTCAGTACTAGGATTTTAATCTAAGAAAATGAAGTAATCTGTTTCACACTGAATTCAGTACATATGATTAATACACACTTGCAAacatttgatatttaatattaTCTAGAATTTAATTGATAGATCATTTCATGTAATGTACTAATGCATATGGCAAAAACGCGAAAATCCTGATTTTGCACAAAAGATGATTTGTTTACTCGACATTACGGTGAAAAGATAGGTGTCATCTCTGGATTTCGTGGATAATGATAGCCTTTTTGGCTAAGGTCCTCCAAatgccaaaagtattttttcaaAAAGAGTGCTTTCATTTCTAAATTGACGTGGTTGCCAACGTTTTAGGAGGAAGAAAACACTTTTGGGTAGAAGTGTTAATCAcgtccaactatgccttataaaaaggttTAAGTGATTGTTGTAAATATAATTCAGTTTACAAGTTCGGAGTTGAATCTCACAAAGAATTAACCTACTAATCACAACTGTTAGTTCCGCcagaattcaagtaatcaacttCTATAAATATTGAATAACGAGTTGAGTGTTTGTTAACTAAAAGCAAGGTAAttaaaaagttgtaattttattaCTAACAAAGCAAATGTTGTAGACAAGATCGGAAAGGTATAGTGTTACGACTTCCCCTCTTATCGGAATCCACTCCGCTACGTTTCTTATAAATTCGCCTAGATATTCTCTACCGGTtgtgagcactttaggtgtcgtaattctcttccgagcaaCTACAACAATATGCTAGACGTATTCTTCCAAACTATGCTAGTTGACTTTAGTTCACCGCTCACTAAGTtcacaccaaggtttcgttattcctaatcccacctgtaaaccctctgtattgatccctcatatatgttatgagtgatattgttcaacaactacctaaatatgtatcatTTTCCAAGtaatgcacactaaataggcatagtcaactaagggcccttcaatcaaccacaataatcacgtagttgaacaagtagagaaaatttAATGGAAAACTTATATTAAACGCAACAaaaattcatcctccaagaggttccatcaaaccctagaataaagagtttagctactcataattgtttgCACAACTACAATATAAGAATTCATCACCAATAAtataaaaaggaagaagaaagataaaaacTCGTTTATGAATCTTCTGCCTTTCTCCTTGCTTGTAGAGCCTTCAAAGATGTTGTCTCCCCCTTAAAAAATCGttcttttatgtatttatatCATTTAGGGTTGATAAGGGGCGAAACATTTCAATCCAACTTCAGATGGGAAAAGCTGGAATCCGCATCTACCTTCGCGCGTCGCGCACCCATGGACGCGGATTCAGCTTTTGAAATTCTTCCATTTCGCGAAGCGATCCGTGCCTTTGCTTCACTTCGTTGTTTTGTGCCTTCAATTTTCTCCTTTTTCGCGTCCATTTTCGTGCCACACACGAGAATAGACGAGCTCCCAATCCTTCCACTTTTCTCCTTTTTGCAATAATTTGATATCTTTTTATCCATTATCATTCAAGCTCACTCCTACAAATAAGAAATACGTAATGAGTATAATTCACTTTAAAGATCATGTAATCTCCCGCAACTCACACGATAAATGAGATGAAAATACACTCGAAATCATGAACTTTTGGCCATTTATCAAGCATAAGCTATTTTTTATATGATGAAAAAAATAGCTTGTCCtggaaacaaaaaatatttttaatttatctcTTAGCAAAAGTTTTATATACCAAAATAATCTTACTCAATTTAAACTAATATTTAGTTATTCTAAACGCAATTCTCTTAATATATAAGTTTTTTTTAGGATAGATTTCTAATATATAATTACTTTTGGGAATCACccggtttgttgttgttgatgacttTTGTGATGAATATTTTCGTATTTGTTGAAtaatagaataaataaatttttatctttttttttattttacttaataaAAAAACTTAATTATAATATTTCATAATAAAGATGTAAAATTATGTATCTACTTAAATAATACTattaatcaataaataaatatttttctgtccttatttgtaatttgacgtttaaaatattttttttaaaacttggtCAAACGTAAATTGCTGTTTAAAAATTCTTTATAAATTGATTAGCTAAATACAagttatttttttcttcaaagtactttttcaaaaattcttttcaaaataagctgattttagaagcttaacAAATGGGCTATAATTGAGTTATTATTGTTCTCAGAAGTCGTAAGTGTTTGATTGAGAATACGTGCTTCTTACTCCAGTTTAGAAGTAAAAATCACGGTGACCCTCATACTATGTAATTTGTAACATCTTGCCGCTAAACTAAGAGcagttccacccatcaaattttaatcatttttagttTAGGAATTAAAGTTGGTTTTCATATTTCAAGAATGTGTATTCTAATTTTTAGTGCACAATGAAATGCAATTATAgtttgttggaaaaaaaaaaaagaagagtagGTTTTTGTTTGGGCAATTAAAGTTGCTTTCCCTTCCCTCAaatcccccctccccccattTTCGTTCAATGAGATTTTGACCCTATTATTAATTGATTaggttttcctttttcttttttggtttttgtttctttcttttcttattctttttttttgttatgttaAAAGACCAACATACCCTAACTTAAATATGGGTCATTACATATTACTAACATGTCTGACTCTTTGTTTCttaggaaaaattataaaaaaaaaaaggcagcTAATGATGTCAACGTCGCACACAATGTTGAGGCACAAGAAAATCTGCCTCAACACCAAGGATTCGATCAGTGACACTCGCAACGAGGCAGACGTAGCAACGTCAGTCCATGGCAAGCTTTATCCCCGACATGTACGGGAGGCGACTCTTGACGATGCTGAGGACGAGCACGTTATGGAAACGGTGAGGATCTTGAGAGAACAACAAAAGGCCATCATGGGCCATCTCTCAAGGCAAGACCAGGTCATGACGGAACTAAGTCAAGCGTTGTCAGGTGCTTCCAACAACGAAAATGGAAGAGGCCATGTTCCTCCCGGTGCTCCCTCAAATCAAACAGCGTAAAGGGTTGATAACAACACCTCGAAGGGTGAGGTCGGCTTCGATGGGGCCGGGGGGATCGGCACCGGGTCTGGTAACGATAACAGCAATGATCCCTTCAAAATCGAGCTTATGCGGTTCAAGAGGGAAATGAACGAGCGGATGGACCAGAATGCGAAAGAATTCCACGCTCGAATAGACTAAATTCCAGGTGCACCACCAGTGATGAAGGGATAGAACTCAAAGAAGTACACCCAATTGCCGTTCAAATCGAGCGCGGCACCAGAATTAAGTCCAAAGTGGTTCAAAATGCCAGACGTAccgaaatatgatgggacttcagaccatcaggagcatatcaccacctatacaatgaCAGTGAAAGGAAACGACTTGCCTTAACATGAGATTGAGTCGGTCCTGCTGAAGAAGTTCAAAGAAACCCTCACGAAGAGGGCCCTGACATGGTACTCACTCTTATCCGAACActcaatagattcctttgagatgctcgcagactctttcatcaaggcccatgccgggCCCAGAAAGGTCCAGGTCCGAAAGGCGGACATATTCAGAATTTCGCAAGAAGAGTCCGAGTTGCTGCGTAAGTTCGTGATCAGGTTTCAAAAAGAAAGGATGATGCTACCATCCGCCAGATAAATGGGCGGCTGAGGAATTAACTAAAGGGTTAAACTCGAGGAGTTCCAATGCCTCTtaaaaagtgaaagaaagccTTCTCGGGTTCCAGGCAACTACATGGGTGGATGTCCATCACCGTTACGAATCAAAGATAAGGATAGAAGATAATTAGCTCAGGTTCCCAGCATCAAATAAGGTCCGAAGGACGTGACAATAGAGGGTACCAGTCAGCGGATAGGTTCACTCCAGATAGAAGAACTGACCACGGTCAGAATAACAGGTCATTGCAAGACAAAGAGGTATCGGGTTCCTGAGATTCCACCTATCCTGGGCTATCCGAGTATAATTTTAATGTCAGTGTAGTGGAGCTGATATCGACAATGAGGAACATCAAGGAAGCGCAATTCCTGAGGCCAATGAGATCCGATCCTAGTCAGAGAGATCCTAATTTATGGTGCGAGTATCATGGGACTAACGGTCATCGGGTTGGGGACAGCCGACATCTATGCGATGAGGTAGCAACGCTATTGAAAAATGGTCATctcagagaattcttaagtgatcgagctaagaacaaCTACGGTCATAGTCGAGACAATGCAGAGC
It encodes the following:
- the LOC107761929 gene encoding pectinesterase inhibitor-like, which translates into the protein MVFISGSNFHLFFLVFLLNVISLGADPITGVCSFTQDPTFCTKAFQSDPRSRTADFAELEIIAIDLGTKSAKNTSAEIRSLISGAKDFRSKSSYTQCGSFYEGIIDSLSQAKNNSKAGNHVDVNLQGKSIINYAVECDELLNEPPPVQSPVLSQDNLFARRYGEMIAVVSKRLLH